In Salmo salar chromosome ssa03, Ssal_v3.1, whole genome shotgun sequence, a single genomic region encodes these proteins:
- the LOC106601856 gene encoding uncharacterized protein: MSSSGHLPPKRRRPTATCLEWRKRNDGSLKSSGTAFIRQVVRLWRSRLRMGVDGIQHYVNMLLHSIFFLGHIHQASLLPNAFFESREGRLVMYDLERRFPQAFHNYKYPPHQTPFSNLLTLAVRICRCEEEEGIKSFLLHFLNALDLPPRIKGESNYTNYYTLEASTIALCYNETPGLRRPVKYYGASLSCRGEREKNIMINWSCLNVWHDYVSYAVLSFRHDEQGNGIRFPVTVKCRAFYRNPQTNCYEDRRPCKNCGDLFSLSNPEMDKNDFPYGNCAETECLSNLLLGDHDVCSNMSFGHYTREKVIEKLYKTNGLRNMAENALEHLGFVSHGHDLPR; encoded by the exons ATGAGCAGCTCT GGCCATTTACCACCTAAAAGAAG GAGACCAACAGCTACTTGTCTGGAATGGAGGAAAAGAAATGATGGAAGCTTAAAGTCATCAGGAACAGCATTTATTAGACAGGTTGTAAGGCTTTGGAGGAGTCGCCTGAGGATGGGAGTTGACGGAATACAACATTACGTGAATATG TTGCTTCATAGCATCTTTTTCTTAGGTCACATTCATCAGGCCAGTCTTCTTCCAAATGCCTTCTTTGAGTCTCGTGAGGGTAGGCTTGTGATGTACGATTTAGAAAGAAGATTTCCACAGGCATTCCACAATTACAAGTATCCACCCCACCAGACTCCATTTTCCAATCTTCTGACTTTG GCTGTCAGGATTTGTCGATGTGAAGAGGAAGAGGGAATAAAAAGCTTTCTTCTACATTTCCTGAATGCATTGGACTTGCCCCCCAGAATAAAAGGCGAAAGTAATTACACAAACTACTACACTCTGGAGGCCTCTACCATAGCTTTGTGCTACAACGAAACCCCTGGACTCCGCAGACCAGTGAAGTACTATGGAGCATCCCTGTcctgcagaggggagagagaaaagaacatTATGATCAATTGGTCATGTCTAAATGTGTGGCATGACTATGTGTCTTATGCAGTGTTGTCATTCAGACATGATGAACAGGGAAACGGTATCAGATTCCCTGTCACCGTAAAATGCAGAGCATTCTACAGGAATCCCCAGACCAATTGTTATGAAGACCGAAGGCCGTGCAAAAACTGTGGggatcttttctctctctcaaaccctGAGATGGACAAAAATGACTTTCCCTACGGAAACTGTGCTGAGACAGAGTGCCTCAGTAACCTTCTATTAGGTGATCATGATGTCTGCAGCAATATGAGTTTTGGACACTACACAAGAGAAAAGGTCATAGAGAAACTATACAAGACAAATGGTCTCAGAAATATGGCAGAAAACGCTTTGGAACATTTAGGTTTCGTTTCACACGGGCATGatttgcctagataa
- the us420 gene encoding 15.5 kDa protein isoform X1 yields MGLLQKVKTEFLLCERGKEAFPPETPFNFLQTACRDIKMVTMSSSDSGISPVMRDKSLWKLVCPGCQRGPKKKSWMKISHYIDAVEFLGQIKEIVSKHRNNKILLAKPKSYELRIGGLEDTVHAGDGEQLEVWKDCYLPERMEMVVIGALDDFRCSAAGWQLVLLLCEDGNVYAYEFEVLHLVARSLEDLFETGAEFPGLEKFRFGECFEELSEEEMKKEMQCDEIKKIDDEHIHFRRRLQIEMLEDLKAISQSEVIMIQTEGMRDITKHDKSVYIEIRESLRLK; encoded by the exons ATGGG GTTGTTACAGAAGGTGAAGACTGAGTTTCTTCTCTGTGAGAGGGGAAAAGAAG CATTCCCTCCAGAAACTCCtttcaacttccttcaaactgcatgtagagacataaaaatggtaaccatgagttcatctgactctgg GATTTCACCAGTGATGCGTGACAAATCTCTATGGAAGTTGGTGTGTCCTGGATGTCAGAGAGGACCAAAGAAGAAAAGTTGGATGAAGATATCTCATTATATAG ATGCTGTAGAATTCCTCGGCCAAATCAAAGAGATTGTGTCGAAACATCGCAACAACAAGATACTTCTTGCAAAGCCGAAAAGTTACGAGTTGAGAATCGGGGGTCTGGAGGACACTGTCCATGCTGGAGATGGTGAACAGTTAGAAGTTTGGAAAGACTGCTACCTTCCAGAGAGAATGGAGATGGTGGTCATTGGAGCCCTGGATGACTTCCGATGTTCAGCAGCAGGATGGCAGCTGGTTCTCCTATTATGTGAAGATGGCAATGTCTACGCCTACGAGTTTGAAGTTCTGCACCTGGTTGCCAGAAGCTTGGAGGATCTCTTTGAAACTGGAGCTGAGTTTCCAGGACTGGAGAAATTCAGATTTGGAGAATGCTTTGAGGAATTG TCTGAGGAAGAGATGAAGAAAGAGATGCAATGCGATGAAATAAAGAAAATCGATGACGAGCATATTCACTTCAGAAGAAGATTGCAGATTGAGATGCTGGAGGATCTCAAAGCAATCAGTCAATCTGAGGTAATAATGATTCAGACTGAGGGCATGAGAGACATAACAAAACATGACAAAAGTGTGTATATTGAAATCAGGGAAAGCTTAAGACTAAAATAA
- the us420 gene encoding 15.5 kDa protein (The RefSeq protein has 2 substitutions compared to this genomic sequence) has translation MVTMSSSDSGISPVMRDKSLWKLVCPGCQRGPKKKSWVKISHYIDAVEFLGQIKEIVSKHRNNKILLAKPKSYELRIGGLEDTVHAGDGEQLEVWKDCYLPERMEMVVIGALDDFRCSAAGWQLVLLLCEDGNVYAYEFEVLHLVARSLEDLFETGAEFPGLEKFRFGECFEELSEEEMRKEMQCDEIKKIDDEHIHFRRRLQIEMLEDLKAISQSEVIMIQTEGMRDITKHDKSVYIEIRESLRLK, from the exons atggtaaccatgagttcatctgactctgg GATTTCACCAGTGATGCGTGACAAATCTCTATGGAAGTTGGTGTGTCCTGGATGTCAGAGAGGACCAAAGAAGAAAAGTTGGATGAAGATATCTCATTATATAG ATGCTGTAGAATTCCTCGGCCAAATCAAAGAGATTGTGTCGAAACATCGCAACAACAAGATACTTCTTGCAAAGCCGAAAAGTTACGAGTTGAGAATCGGGGGTCTGGAGGACACTGTCCATGCTGGAGATGGTGAACAGTTAGAAGTTTGGAAAGACTGCTACCTTCCAGAGAGAATGGAGATGGTGGTCATTGGAGCCCTGGATGACTTCCGATGTTCAGCAGCAGGATGGCAGCTGGTTCTCCTATTATGTGAAGATGGCAATGTCTACGCCTACGAGTTTGAAGTTCTGCACCTGGTTGCCAGAAGCTTGGAGGATCTCTTTGAAACTGGAGCTGAGTTTCCAGGACTGGAGAAATTCAGATTTGGAGAATGCTTTGAGGAATTG TCTGAGGAAGAGATGAAGAAAGAGATGCAATGCGATGAAATAAAGAAAATCGATGACGAGCATATTCACTTCAGAAGAAGATTGCAGATTGAGATGCTGGAGGATCTCAAAGCAATCAGTCAATCTGAGGTAATAATGATTCAGACTGAGGGCATGAGAGACATAACAAAACATGACAAAAGTGTGTATATTGAAATCAGGGAAAGCTTAAGACTAAAATAA
- the us420 gene encoding 15.5 kDa protein isoform X4, with amino-acid sequence MGLLQKVKTEFLLCERGKEDAVEFLGQIKEIVSKHRNNKILLAKPKSYELRIGGLEDTVHAGDGEQLEVWKDCYLPERMEMVVIGALDDFRCSAAGWQLVLLLCEDGNVYAYEFEVLHLVARSLEDLFETGAEFPGLEKFRFGECFEELSEEEMKKEMQCDEIKKIDDEHIHFRRRLQIEMLEDLKAISQSEVIMIQTEGMRDITKHDKSVYIEIRESLRLK; translated from the exons ATGGG GTTGTTACAGAAGGTGAAGACTGAGTTTCTTCTCTGTGAGAGGGGAAAAGAAG ATGCTGTAGAATTCCTCGGCCAAATCAAAGAGATTGTGTCGAAACATCGCAACAACAAGATACTTCTTGCAAAGCCGAAAAGTTACGAGTTGAGAATCGGGGGTCTGGAGGACACTGTCCATGCTGGAGATGGTGAACAGTTAGAAGTTTGGAAAGACTGCTACCTTCCAGAGAGAATGGAGATGGTGGTCATTGGAGCCCTGGATGACTTCCGATGTTCAGCAGCAGGATGGCAGCTGGTTCTCCTATTATGTGAAGATGGCAATGTCTACGCCTACGAGTTTGAAGTTCTGCACCTGGTTGCCAGAAGCTTGGAGGATCTCTTTGAAACTGGAGCTGAGTTTCCAGGACTGGAGAAATTCAGATTTGGAGAATGCTTTGAGGAATTG TCTGAGGAAGAGATGAAGAAAGAGATGCAATGCGATGAAATAAAGAAAATCGATGACGAGCATATTCACTTCAGAAGAAGATTGCAGATTGAGATGCTGGAGGATCTCAAAGCAATCAGTCAATCTGAGGTAATAATGATTCAGACTGAGGGCATGAGAGACATAACAAAACATGACAAAAGTGTGTATATTGAAATCAGGGAAAGCTTAAGACTAAAATAA
- the us420 gene encoding 15.5 kDa protein isoform X3 → MRDKSLWKLVCPGCQRGPKKKSWMKISHYIDAVEFLGQIKEIVSKHRNNKILLAKPKSYELRIGGLEDTVHAGDGEQLEVWKDCYLPERMEMVVIGALDDFRCSAAGWQLVLLLCEDGNVYAYEFEVLHLVARSLEDLFETGAEFPGLEKFRFGECFEELSEEEMKKEMQCDEIKKIDDEHIHFRRRLQIEMLEDLKAISQSEVIMIQTEGMRDITKHDKSVYIEIRESLRLK, encoded by the exons ATGCGTGACAAATCTCTATGGAAGTTGGTGTGTCCTGGATGTCAGAGAGGACCAAAGAAGAAAAGTTGGATGAAGATATCTCATTATATAG ATGCTGTAGAATTCCTCGGCCAAATCAAAGAGATTGTGTCGAAACATCGCAACAACAAGATACTTCTTGCAAAGCCGAAAAGTTACGAGTTGAGAATCGGGGGTCTGGAGGACACTGTCCATGCTGGAGATGGTGAACAGTTAGAAGTTTGGAAAGACTGCTACCTTCCAGAGAGAATGGAGATGGTGGTCATTGGAGCCCTGGATGACTTCCGATGTTCAGCAGCAGGATGGCAGCTGGTTCTCCTATTATGTGAAGATGGCAATGTCTACGCCTACGAGTTTGAAGTTCTGCACCTGGTTGCCAGAAGCTTGGAGGATCTCTTTGAAACTGGAGCTGAGTTTCCAGGACTGGAGAAATTCAGATTTGGAGAATGCTTTGAGGAATTG TCTGAGGAAGAGATGAAGAAAGAGATGCAATGCGATGAAATAAAGAAAATCGATGACGAGCATATTCACTTCAGAAGAAGATTGCAGATTGAGATGCTGGAGGATCTCAAAGCAATCAGTCAATCTGAGGTAATAATGATTCAGACTGAGGGCATGAGAGACATAACAAAACATGACAAAAGTGTGTATATTGAAATCAGGGAAAGCTTAAGACTAAAATAA
- the us420 gene encoding 15.5 kDa protein isoform X2 produces MGLLQKVKTEFLLCERGKEETPFNFLQTACRDIKMVTMSSSDSGISPVMRDKSLWKLVCPGCQRGPKKKSWMKISHYIDAVEFLGQIKEIVSKHRNNKILLAKPKSYELRIGGLEDTVHAGDGEQLEVWKDCYLPERMEMVVIGALDDFRCSAAGWQLVLLLCEDGNVYAYEFEVLHLVARSLEDLFETGAEFPGLEKFRFGECFEELSEEEMKKEMQCDEIKKIDDEHIHFRRRLQIEMLEDLKAISQSEVIMIQTEGMRDITKHDKSVYIEIRESLRLK; encoded by the exons ATGGG GTTGTTACAGAAGGTGAAGACTGAGTTTCTTCTCTGTGAGAGGGGAAAAGAAG AAACTCCtttcaacttccttcaaactgcatgtagagacataaaaatggtaaccatgagttcatctgactctgg GATTTCACCAGTGATGCGTGACAAATCTCTATGGAAGTTGGTGTGTCCTGGATGTCAGAGAGGACCAAAGAAGAAAAGTTGGATGAAGATATCTCATTATATAG ATGCTGTAGAATTCCTCGGCCAAATCAAAGAGATTGTGTCGAAACATCGCAACAACAAGATACTTCTTGCAAAGCCGAAAAGTTACGAGTTGAGAATCGGGGGTCTGGAGGACACTGTCCATGCTGGAGATGGTGAACAGTTAGAAGTTTGGAAAGACTGCTACCTTCCAGAGAGAATGGAGATGGTGGTCATTGGAGCCCTGGATGACTTCCGATGTTCAGCAGCAGGATGGCAGCTGGTTCTCCTATTATGTGAAGATGGCAATGTCTACGCCTACGAGTTTGAAGTTCTGCACCTGGTTGCCAGAAGCTTGGAGGATCTCTTTGAAACTGGAGCTGAGTTTCCAGGACTGGAGAAATTCAGATTTGGAGAATGCTTTGAGGAATTG TCTGAGGAAGAGATGAAGAAAGAGATGCAATGCGATGAAATAAAGAAAATCGATGACGAGCATATTCACTTCAGAAGAAGATTGCAGATTGAGATGCTGGAGGATCTCAAAGCAATCAGTCAATCTGAGGTAATAATGATTCAGACTGAGGGCATGAGAGACATAACAAAACATGACAAAAGTGTGTATATTGAAATCAGGGAAAGCTTAAGACTAAAATAA